The following coding sequences lie in one Saccopteryx bilineata isolate mSacBil1 chromosome 5, mSacBil1_pri_phased_curated, whole genome shotgun sequence genomic window:
- the C5H2orf66 gene encoding uncharacterized protein C2orf66 homolog produces MDSFKLISWISEGFFANESEKEGGKIQLHSITPRAFLLLCVVLVLLGPVHGATLRNREKWKPLNNPETETWFFRNPKAYFRGRGLDLESFPNTFSTNENPRPLSLQSELIASAFASYEEQKYSLSNYLKG; encoded by the exons ATGGACTCCTTTAAGCTAATCAGCTGGATTTCGGAGGGCTTCTTTGCAAATGAATCTGAAAAAGAGGGCGGCAAAATTCAG CTTCACTCCATCACGCCCAGAGCATTCCTGCTGCTGTGTGTTGTCCTGGTGTTACTTGGGCCTGTACATGGAGCCAcactgagaaacagagagaaatggaAGCCACTCAACAACCCCGAAACCGAGACCTGGT ttTTTCGGAACCCTAAAGCATATTTTAGGGGAAGAGGTCTTGATCTTGAAAGCTTTCCAAATACTTTCTCCACAAATGAGAACCCCAGACCTCTCTCTTTGCAATCAGAACTTATTGCCTCTGCATTTGCCAGTTACGAAGAGCAGAAATACTCCCTTTCCAATTACCTCAAAGGCTGA